The DNA window cctgcgccattcCAGATCATctttctaaacctgtcgcctattttctaagggtctgtatctctttgcttcctgcccattcatgtatctgtctagatacatcttaaaagacgctatcgtgcccgcgtctaccacctccggtggcaatgcgttccaggcacccaccaccctctgtgtaaagaactttccacgcatatcccccctaaccttttcccctcttactttgaactcgtgacccctagtaatagaatcccccactctgggaaaaagcatcttgctatccaacctgtctatacctctcatgattttgtacacctcaatcaggtccctcctcaccctccgtctttctcatgaaaataatcctaatctactcaacctctcttcatagctagcgcccaccataccaggcaacatcctggtgaacctcttctaaaccctctccaaagcatctacatccttttggtaatgtggcgacgagaactgcacgcagtattccaaatgtggccgaaccaaagtcttatacaactgtaacatgacctgccaactcttgtactcaataccccgtccgatgaaggaaagcatgccgtatgccttcttgaccactctattgacctgcgttgccaccttcagggaacaatggacctgaacacccaaatctctctggacatcaatcgtccccaggacttttccatttattgtataattcactcttgaattggatcttccaaaatgcatcacctcgcatttgccctgattgaactccatctgccatttatctgcccaactctccaatctatctatattctgctgtattctctgacagtccccttcactatctgctactccaccaatcttagtgtcgtgtgcaaacttgctaatcagagcacctatactttcctccaaatcatttatgtatatcacaaacaacagtggtcccagcacggatccctgtggaacaccactggtcacacgtctccattttgagaaactcccttccactgctactctctgtctcctgttgccccgccagttctttatccatctagctagtacaccctggacttcatgcgacttcactttctccatcaacctaccatggggaaccttatcaaacgccttactgaagtccatgtatatgacatctacagcccttccctcatcaatcgactttgtcacttcttcaaagaattctattatgttggtaagacatgaccttccctgcacaaaaccatgttgcctatcactgataagcccattttcttcaaaATGGGAATAGATCAtaaccctcagtatcttctccagaaacttccctaccactgacgtcaggctcactggtcgataattacctggattatccctgctacccttcttaaaccaggggacaacattagcaattctccagtcctccggaacctcacctgtgtttaaggatgctgcaaagttaactgttaaggccccagctatttcctctctcacttccctcagtaacctgggatagatcctatccggacctggggacttgtccaccttaatgccttttagaatacccaacacttcctccctccttatgccgacttgacctggagtaatcaaacatctgtccctaacctcaacatccgtcatgtccctctcctcggtgaataccgatgcaaagtactcgtttagaatctcatccattttctctgactccacgcataactttcctcctttgtccttgagtgggctaatcctttctctagttaccctcttgctccttatatatgaataaaaggctttgggattttccttaaccttgtttgctaaagatatttcatgaccccttttagccctcttaattcctcgtttcagattggtcctacattcccgatattctttcaaagcttcgactttcttcagccgcctcgaccttatgtatgcttcctttttcctcttagctagtctcaaaatttcacctgtcatccatggttccctaatcttgccatttctatccctcattttcacaggaacatgtctctcctgcacgctaatcaacctctctttaaaagcctcccacatatcaaatgtggatttaccttcaaacagctgctcccaatctacattccccagctcctgccgaattttggtatagttgaccttcccccaatttagcactcttcctttaggaccactctcgtctttgtccatgagtattctaaaacttacggaattgtgatcactattcccaaagtagtcccctactgaaacctcaaccacctggccgggctcattccccaacaccaggtccagtatggccccttccccagttggactatttacatactgctctagaaaaccctcctggatgctccttacaaattctgctccatctcgacctccaagtgaatcccagtcaatgttgggaaaattaaaatctcctatcactaccaccctgttgctcctacatctttccataatctgtttacatatttgtacctctatctcacgctcgctgttgcgaGGTCTGTaggacagccccaacattgttaccgcacccttcctatttctgagttctgcccatattgcctcacagctcgagtcctccatagtgccctccttcagcacagctgtgacatCCTCTTTGAGcgataatgcaactcctccaccccttttacctccctctctatcccgcctgaagcatcgatatcctgggatatttagttgccaatcatgcccttccctcaaccaagtctcagtaatagcaatgacatcatactcccaggtactaatccaagccctaagttcatctggctgacctactacacttcttgcattaaaacaaatacacctcagaccaccagtccctttgcgttcatcatctgctccctgcctactctttcccttagtcacgctgacttcattatctagatccttacaggctttagttactacctccttactgtccactgacctcctcatttggttcccatccccctgccacattagtttaaaccctccccaacagcgttagcaaaagcacccccaaggacatcggttccagtccggcccaggtgtacactgtccaatttgtaatcgtcccacctcccccagaaccggccccaatgtcccaaaaatatgaacccctccctcctgtaccatctctcaagccacgcattcatcctgactattctgtcatttctactctgactatcaaatggcactggtagcaatcctgagactactacctctgaggtcctactttttaacttggctcctaactctctaaattctgcttgtaggacctcatcccgtgtcttacctatatcattggtgcctatgtgcacaacgacaactggctgttcaccctcccccttcagaatgttctgcagccgatctgagacatccctgacccgtgcacctgggaggcaacataccacccggaagtctcgttttcgaccacagaaccacatatctactccccttacaattgaatccccgatgactatagcccttccactctttttcccgcccttccgaacagcagagccagccacggtgccatgaatctggctactgctgccttcccctggtgagcatcagtatccaaaacggtatacctgttgtggagggagatgaccacaggggacacctgcgctgccttcctgctctttctctgccttttggtcacccattccctttctccctcagcaatcctaatctgcggtgtgaccaatttgctaaacgtgctatccacgacctcctctgcatcgtggatgctccaaagtgagtccacccgcagctccagagccgtcatgtggtctaacaagagctgcagctggacacacttcctgcacgtgaaggagtcagggacatcagccgtgtccctgagctcccacattgagcaagaggagcataacatgaAGGCATACTTAACTGTCTTGTACTCGACCAGGACTTGTTTCGCCCTTCTCATGGAAGGGGGCAAATTGGGCCAAATATAGCTTGCATAAAGTGGTGATTCACTACAGTCAAAGTTCACAAATGCACTAAAGGATTGGAGTAGACTAGCGCTGCTCGTTTAAGATAATAAGCAGGTAAAACACGGCACCATCCGTGAGAAGATGGAGAGAGCGATAGGATCCGGAATCTGTAACTAGACACTATCACCAGTTAGGAATTCACTAAACGGTAGGCTCCCTTGGTGAGAGAATCACCGTCCAACAGTGATAAAGCCCTGAAATTTAGTGATGCGATAATGACTCACAAACGCTTGATCTGATGGTTTCAAATCTGTCTTCTTTTTCATTGTGCGGAAAAATTAACCTTTTATTTTAAATTGTGGAAAAATCACTTCTCGATAATGTCCAGGACTCTGCATTTAATTGTGACTGGCGATTGTTGCAATAttgcccacattacaacagtgattcctTTCTGTATAACAGACATATTTCGACTGGTATCAGCAACTGGAATAGATGCTTCGGTGAAGACACTGAAACTTCGGTGTCAGTTTCCATCAGACACTCCTTGAAGGCACGGAGTGTCTGATGGAAGCTGAAAATTACGCGAGGGTTTAAGATCTTAACATTCTTTTGTTTAGCTTCTTGTTtgagtttttttattcattgtTCCTCTCTAATGGAAGCAAATTTGTTTAATCTTTTGTTTGATGATACTGGGCTAACCCAGTGTATTTTATAGTTTTAGTAAGAAACGACATTTATGGAAATTCTTCTCAGGATTGTGGGACTCATAAGAGTCTAAGAAGGTGCAGCATTAACCTAGTCTTTGGGGAAGTTTCTAATTGGAAATTTCGCTGTTACTGTCAAAAATCTTGGAGTGGAAGCTGTTGACttcacctgtttgttcagtgtctataAATAAGCACAGGCAGCATGGGACCCACTTTTCTGACCCAATTAGCTTTTTTCTCATATAAAGAATGGAGATCTTCTCAATGTGTCAATCGGAGAATTTCTTCCAGCACCAACAACAAACATCGAATCATCGACTCTTACCGAAAGGGAAAATAATGTCTCTTCCTTTTCTGATAAAGCTCAAGATTCTTTGGGTGCTTTATGATATAGAAAAGATTTACTACCCCATCTTGGCTGGGATTGGTGTGCCGGGTATGTTATAACTGGGACTGGTAATTCAGTAAATGATATTTAAGAGTATATCTTAGTCCACGCATCCAGATCTTTATTGTGTTACTTTCTCTCTATTACACCACTTCAGAATTTGGGCAGTGAATACATGTGAAAGACACTTCAATGGCTGTGAAGTGCTTCTCGATTTATGGAATTTGTGATCAGTATCTATCGATGAAAGTTCCTCTTTCCTTCCTTCTTGTGTATGTCTTTCTTCTTttccttctgtctttctctctttataTTGTTCTTTCTATCTTTGGTGGTAACCTGTGTTCCATGGCTATGAACTCTCATTCACTAATATCAATTTAATGGCCATTATTCGATCCATTTCAGATAATATCAATATCCCAGTGTTCCTTCAGACTATGGAAGCCATATTACTGGCTCATTGACCGAACTAAAAGTGTACATTTATCTGAAAATTCTGAGACCAAGTGTTAGATGAGAAAAATGCTCTAATACTTCACCATATTTCAAATTCAGCTGCTTTCAGTTCATTATTTCGTTGACTAAATCAGTGCTAACAGATTAATGACAAGAACAACGATGCTTCCCATATCTTGCTTTCGATCAATTCCTCCCCGTCGTTTGTTTCGCTGTCTTGGGAGATTTCTCTTCGAATTTTAAGTTTGAGTTACTGTTTATTATTATTCATCTCATTTAATTGTTGTTTTCTTAAAATTACGAATGATTAATGTACATGTGACTCTGAAAATCTAATTACCAGGAAGTGAGGCATTTCTGTAACTTGGCATTGATCTACCATCGGGGATACAGGAACTGAGCATCAGACTGGGCATCACGTTAAATGAACAAAACAAACAGGAATTCAATATTTAATATTTTGCAACAGGAGCAAAAATGTGGAACAATCACATGACAGCCTTTGGACTGGAAGTTTTAATGTGTGCCTCTGTGCAAAAATGCTAACTGCCCTGAATAATTTACCACAGTCAATGTGTGAGCATGCAGAGTGGGTACTGTTAACTCACTATCCCATTCAGAGAGCACCATCGAGTGTCCAGTTCTCTTAGCTCCCTGGCGTATTTTTATCACCTCCCCACCCAGTGCTATTGAGCAATGTTACAGGTGGACCTTTCAACGATGATGGTAAGAATCAATTCTTTTCCCAGTAATAGTAGTGAAAATTTGGAACTTTATCCCACCTCCCAAATGCCAATGAGACGAGGTGATTTGAATGTTTCAAAACTGAGACAGGTAAGTTTTCCATAGGCGAGGCTATTATGGAACCAAAGTATGTAGATGGAATTCAGATACAGATCAGTCGGGATCTAATTGAATGAAGGAAATGGTCCAAGTGGCTGAATGGTTTATTCCACTTCCTGCCTCCCTATTTAAATGTAGCTCCGATttccagtgttttttttttgttatttgtaTTTATATTTGACTTGTACTGCAGAGCAagctgtgtccctagccaagctgttccagtacagctataacactatcATCGACCCAACgatgtggaaaagtgcccaggtatgtcttatccacaaaaatcaggacaaatccgatTGGGCCACTTACCACCCCATCCGTCTCCACTCAATCACgagcaaagtgaaggaaggtggcgtcgacagtgctatcaatcgtcacggaaacagcaataacctgctcaccgatgctgtgTTTGGATTCCAACGGGGCCAATCGCCACCTAACCTCATTACAAActtgttcaaaaatggacaaaagagctgaactcaagaggtggggaGAGAGTCATTGCCTTGCACACCAAGGTAGcatttgagtgagtgtggcatcaaggagccctagctaaactgaagtcaatgggcatcaagaggaaaactctccactggttggagtcatacctagcaaaaaggaaagtGGTTGTTACTgcttgaggccaatcatctcagctccaggacatcactgaaggagttcctcagggtagtgtcctcggctcaaccatcttcagctgcttcatcaatgaccttgcctccatcataaggtcagaagtgggaatgttcacgaaTGATTCTGCAATGTTCTGCACAATCCactattcctcagataatgaagaattccctgtccatatgcagcaagacctggacaatatttaggctCGTGATATTAAGTgagaagtaatatttgtgccacacaagtgccaggcattaacGATCTCCAatcacagagaatctaaccatccccctttgACAATCAACAGCACTACCAAGGCCTAATGACCAACTGTCAACATCCttcgggtaccattgaccagaaactgaactgcagcagttgcattcatactgtggctacaagagcaggtcagagactaggaattctgcagcgaataatccACTTCCTACCTCTCCAAagcttgttcaccatctacaaggtacaagtcaggtgtgtggtggaatactctccattttcttAGATGATTGGTGGGCCAACAACAGTcagcaagctcaacaccatccaggacaaatcagctcacttgatcggcaccccatccaccatcttcactcCCTcataactgacgcacagtggcggtgaactgtaccatctataagatgcactgcagcaattcacaacATCTCCcgtgacagcaccttccagacccgcgtcctctaacacctagaagggcagggacagcagacgcatggaacatcaccacctgcaagttcccctccaagtcatacaccattctgacttggaaatatatcactattcctttaTTGCCGCAGGATCAAAATCCCGGaattctctctctgacaccaatgcaggtgtacctacaccagatggactacagcggttcaagaaggcagctcaccaccaccttctcagggacgattagggatgggcaataaatgctgcacaTGGAGCGCGGCCCAAATCTCATTAAAGAATGAAATTAATCTAAAAACACATTCTGCTATTTAAACATGTTTCATTTGATCCCGTTGTGTCACTTGATTGCTAATTCATTACCGTTTTCTCTAATTACAAAACTTATTTTCAGGACATTTTGTCACAGGTAACGTCATTTCATTCCAACACTGGGTGCAAAGGCAAGCTGCAGATTTCTTGACTCATTTCAGTTTAGTGCGAAACACGTTAATAACATCTTCCCTTATTGCGGTGTTTGGTGAATAGTTCTGTTTTCTCTCCTTGCTTACAGTTAACAtggtgaccattgtgatcctgtctcgaagaaagtgcggtctctccaaatgtctcACTCGCTATCTAGTTGCGATGGCAGCAGCAGACCTGTTGGTCATTATCCTCGATCTGATCCTAAGGCAGATTCCTATTGTTTATCGGAATGAATGTACTTTTCTTATTTTTGTGAGAGTTTGTAATATCCACGCAGTCCTGCTTTACgctgccacagactgttctgtctggttcaccgtcactttcacctttgatcgatttgtggccatttgttgtcagaagatgaaaactaaatattgcaccgagaaaacggccactgtggttctcggaacagtgactgtgctgagctgtttgaagaacattttctggtattttcggCACAGACGTCAATATTCACTTTCTAACAATCCCTGGTTTTGCTACGTGCCGTTAGCTGTATCTCGTTCGTTGGCCTGGGCTGCCTTTGAATTAATGCATTACATTTTAACACCTTTTGTCCCATTTATTTTGATTCTACTATTCAATGCACTGATGGTCAGAAACATTATAGTAGCCAACAGAGCCCGCAGGCGGCTCCGGGGTGGGAGCAGTGGGGAGAGTCCCAGTGACCCAGAGATAGCGAATCGAAGAAAATCCATGATTTTACTGTTCGTTATATCGgcgaatttcatcctgttatgggtgGTGTTTATGGTGTGTTCCATTTTAAAACGGTTAGAATACTTGTGGTACATATATACTGTTCCTCTGCCCACATTTGTACCGGAAATAGGCTTCATGCTCCAACTCTTGAGTTGCTGCACCAACacgtttatttatgcagtgacccaaagTAAATTCAGGCAGGAGTTGTggaatggagtgaaatatcctcTCGCTATGATAGTCAAATTTATCCGATGAACAGATCTCACATTTTCTAACACTGTTACGGAGACctgtgttgtgttctgtagaattcaCTGCCGGGTGTCTTTAATTCTCCGCATTTTCTGAAATATTTCACAAATTATTAAAATCTGAAAGTAATTTGACGTAGTTCTGGAACATTTTCCCGAGGCATTCGTTATCAACAGACGAGTTTCCAACCAGAGGGTGGTTCACTGAGTACACAGATGCATCTGCGCACACATTCCAGGGGTATTTTGGGATTGAAAACCTGGTGGGAATTTTTTTTCCCGAATACACCGCCAAGAGAGTCGCTGGGTGTTTAAGTATTTCAGTGTTGACAAGTTTCTTTGATCTTTGCTTTCTTATGAAACAAGACAGTTTTAAAAGTTAGGACAGGatcaggaagaatgtcaaggcagcAGGAAAGAAAGGGGACTGGGAAGGATGTTGATCTCTGCACCGCCAGAGAGTAAAGGATCAATATTTCGACATTAAATTACCAGCACCCCTAGCTGTCTACCCCACACACCGCCTCCGTGTGTTCATCGAAATATGTGTTATAGTTTCCAAGCAATGTTTAAATGATTACACCGAACATATTGCATCATACTCAGTGTTCTATATCGTTTACCTGTTATTGAATAAAGCCGATTGAGTAATGAGCTGAAAGATGCTTTGCCCAGTGTTAACTTGCTGTTCCGTTCTACAAATTGCAGGAGGACATATAGAAGTCTGGGTCAGATCAAAAGGGAAAGGTCCTCatcgagtcatggagttatacagcacaggaacaggcccttcggcccatcgtgtctgtgccggccatcaagcagctaactattctagtcccattttccagcacttggcccgtagccttgtatgctatggtgtttcaagtgctcatctaaatacttcttaaatgttgtgatgtttcctgcctctaccacctcttcaggcagtgcgttccaattccaaccaccctctcggtgaacaatattgttcctcaaatcccctccaaacctcttgcacattaccttaaatctatgccccctggttattgacccctccactcagagaaaatgtttcttccgatctaacgtatcaatgcccctcataattttgtcttcctcaatcatgtccccccttcagccttctctgctctaaggaaaacaaccctagccttttcagtgtctcttcatagctgaaatgctccagcccaggcaacatcctggtgaatctcctctgcaccctctccagtgcaatcacatccttcctatcgtgtggtgaccagaattgtacgcagttcttccagctgtggcctaactcgcgtcttatacagctccatcataacctctctgctctaatattctatgcctcagctgataaaggcaagtatccaatatgcctttctaaccatcttatctacctgtgctactgccttcagtgatctatggacaaaaacaccaaggtccctctgacccttcctGATAAATCCTTCCTAAGCTGCGGTGTCCAGAACTGAGAGGTGCCAGGTGGAAAATACTATTGCGAACCAGGCTGAAtggagaaggtccagaggggaagtttttatttaagaattagaattagaacattacagcgcagtacaggcccttcggccctcgatgttgcgccgacctgtgaaatcttctgacctacactattccattttcatccatatgtctatccaatgaccacttaaatgcccttaaagttggcgaatctactactgctgcaggcagggcgttccacgcccttactactctctgagtaaagaaactacctctgacatctgtcctatatctatcacccctcaacttgaagctatgtcccctcgtgtttgccatcaccatccgaggaaaaagacgctcactatccaccctatctaaccctctgattatcttatatgtctctattaaatcacctctcctcctccttctctccaacgaaaacaacctcaagtccctcagcctttcctcgtaagaccttccctccataccaggcaacatcctagtaaatctcctctgcaccctttccatagcttccacatccttcttataatgcggtgaccagaactgcacgcaatactccaggtgcggccgcaccagagttctgtacagctgcagcatgacctcgtggctccgaaactcgagcccctacgaataaaagctaacacaccatatgccttcttaacagccctattaacctgggtggcaactttcagggatttatgcacctagacaccaagatctctctgttcatctgcactaccaagaatcttcccattagcccagtactctgcattcctgttactccttccaaagtgaatcacctcgcacttttccgcattaaaccccatttgccatctctcagcccagctctgcagcctatctatgtccctctgtaccctacaacatccttcggcactatccacaactccaccgaccttagtgtcatctgcaaatttactagccAACCCTTCGACACGCTCttccaggtaatttataaaaatgaccaacagcagtggccccaaaacagatccttgcggtacaccactagtaactaaactccaggatgaacatttgccatcaaccaccaccctctgtcttctttcagctagccaatttctgatccaaagctctaaatcaccttcaaccccaaacttctgtattttctgcaatagcctaccgtggggaaccttatcaaacgccttactgaaatccatatacaccacatccactgctttaccctcatccacctgtttggtcaccttctcgaaaaactcaatcaggtttgtgaggcacgacctacccttcacaaaaccgtgctgaccatctcgaatgaacttattcttttcaagatgattataaatcctgtctcttataaccttttccaacattttacccacaaccgtagtaaggctcacaggtctataattaccagggctgtctctactccccttcttgaacaaggggacaacatttgctatcctccagtcttccggcactattcctgtcgacaatgacgacataaagatcaaggacaacggctctgcaatctcctccctggcttcccagagaatcctaggataaatcccatctggcccaggggacttatctattttcacactttccaagattgataacacctcctctttgtgaaccttaatcccatctagcctagtagcctgaatctcagtattctcctcaacaatattttctttctctactgtaaatactgacgcaaaatattcatttaacacttcccctatctcctctgattccacacacaacttcccaccactatccttgattggccctaatctatctctagtcattcttttattcctgatatacctatagaaagccttacggttttgcctgat is part of the Heterodontus francisci isolate sHetFra1 chromosome 48, sHetFra1.hap1, whole genome shotgun sequence genome and encodes:
- the LOC137357403 gene encoding probable G-protein coupled receptor 139, which translates into the protein MSLPFLIKLKILWVLYDIEKIYYPILAGIGVPVNMVTIVILSRRKCGLSKCLTRYLVAMAAADLLVIILDLILRQIPIVYRNECTFLIFVRVCNIHAVLLYAATDCSVWFTVTFTFDRFVAICCQKMKTKYCTEKTATVVLGTVTVLSCLKNIFWYFRHRRQYSLSNNPWFCYVPLAVSRSLAWAAFELMHYILTPFVPFILILLFNALMVRNIIVANRARRRLRGGSSGESPSDPEIANRRKSMILLFVISANFILLWVVFMVCSILKRLEYLWYIYTVPLPTFVPEIGFMLQLLSCCTNTFIYAVTQSKFRQELWNGVKYPLAMIVKFIR